ATCGGCACGGTTACCAACGCTCAAGGGCAAAATATCAGCGCCTATGATTGCGCAAGCGCTACCGGAAGCCTTTCTAGCAATGCTTCTAGCGGGATTTCATGCTCAGCGACAAGCTCCACAAGCTCTACAAGCTCCACAAATGGCTCTACAAACAGCTTTGACAATTCTTTAGTCGCTACCTCCAAAGTCCAAACCATAGGGGGCAAAGAGCAGATCGGCGTGAATTCTTTCAATCTTGTTTCTCAAGTGTGGAGCGTTTATAACTCTTTAAAAACTTCAGAAGCCAATTTGCAAAACAACGCCAAGATATTATGCGCTAATGGATCGCCATCTGGGACAAGCTCATGCGGCAACTCTGGGGGTTTGAGTATCAGCGGGAACTCCCAATTGCAAAATATTTTAAGCTCTACTAGTGGGACTACCACTACCGCTCAAGCTAAAAGCAACGCTCCCAAACTGAAAGCGATGGTGGTTGTGAACAATGAAGAAGAAGCTAAAACGACTAATTTAGCCCAAAATAGTGGGCCAACCACACAATCTCCTAACAGCACGGTGATGGGAGCTTTAAACACCGTATTGCAAAATGTCAGCAATTTCCAACAAAGCATTCAAAGCGCTTTTCAAAACCAAGAAAGTAATATCCAAGCTTGGGCGAATGCGATTTATAACACTAATGGGAGTCAGTCGCAAGAGATTACACCTAACAATAACCAAAATTTACGCATCCAATTGAGAGCGAATTTCTACCAGCTCATCAATACGATTAACCAGCAAGTGCCTACAGACATGAATGCTTTAATTAATCAAAGCCAACAAACCCAACAAACAAGCGGAGCAACGAGCAATAATAACGCATGCGGTAATGGCACAACAAGTTGGTGCTATCAGCAGTGGTCCGATTCTAAAGCTTATTACAGCGGGTTGCAAAGCGCTTTAGGGTATCAAACGCAAGCGACAACTCAAAATGGGAGCAGTGGTGGGAACACTATCACCTACAATGTCCAACAAATCACGCTCACTAGCGGTGGTTTGCTCAATCAAATCATCACAAATCTTAAGGGCGTTAATGGGGGAAGCAGTGGAAATGGCACTAGTCAAATCAACACAGCCTACCAGATGCTCACAGACGCTAGCGATGGGAAATTAGGGACTTATAGTAGTAGTAGTAGTAGTGGCAGTAATAACGGCTATACGCCATGCAATAGCGGGAGCAATGGAACGAGTGGGAGCAATTGTTATGAACCCAACAAACAACAAAACGCCACCACCGCCACTACCGCAAACACAGCCACCACAACCGACAGCAATTTACAAAAAGTCTATAATGACGCCCAGAAGATAGCCGACATTATCGCCAGCTCTGGGAATAATAAAGGCGTTGAAAACGGCTTAAAACAATTCTTTGAAGTGCTAAAAAGTAATAGTAGCAGTCTTAGTAATTTATGTGGTAATAGTAGTGGTAGTAGCTCTACTTGCTCCGGTGGGCTTATCAACCTTTTAGGGGCAATCCCCACAAACGGGGTGAGCGATACGAATAATTTAATTAATTTGCTCACTGAATTTATTAAAACCGCCGGCTTTATCCAAAATAATGATAATAACGCTAGTAATGAGAGTCTCAAAAGCGCTTTTCAAGCCATTACGAGCGCTATTTCTCAAGGGTTTCAAGCCTTGCAAAACGACATTAGCCCTAACGCGATTTTAACCTTGCTCCAAGAAATCACTTCTAACACCACCACCATTCAGTCATTCTCGCAAACCTTACGGCAGCTTTTAGGGGATAAAACATTCTTTATGGTGCAACAAAAACTCATTGATGCGATGATTAACGCTAGAAATCAGGTTCAAAACGCGCAAAATCAAGCCAATAACTACGGCTCTCAACCCATTTTAAGCCAGTATGCGGCCGCTAAAAGCACCCAACACGGCATGAGCAATGGATTAGGGGTTGGTTTGGGCTATAAATACTTCTTTGGTAAAGCGAGAAAATTGGGCCTTAGGCATTATTTTTTCTTTGATTACGGCTTTAGTGAAATAGGCCTAGCCAATCAAAGCGTGAAAGCGAATATCTTTGCTTATGGGGTAGGCACGGATTTTTTATGGAATCTATTCAGGAGGACTTACAACACTAAAGCGTTGAATTTTGGTCTATTTGCTGGGGTCCAATTAGGCGGCGCAACTTGGCTTAGCTCTTTAAGGCAACAAATCATTGACAACTGGGGGAACGCTAATGACATTCATTCAACGAATTT
The Helicobacter pylori genome window above contains:
- the hopL gene encoding Hop family outer membrane protein HopL; translated protein: MIKKARKFIPLFLIGSLLAEDNGWYMSVGYQIGGTQQFINNKQLLENQNIINSVTQSAINIAGPTTGLITLSSQSVIDALGYGVSNTVGNQLEGISNILNQIGKRKDFYSSRQISSISQQIIGLKGSSDPLKAHSSQITAKLLSNTQSAFDEGIALSTSIISSINSLNPSNNTQEVKAQLQNTAQSMTELLQQIEHSITKTTSTTYAQSLLSNLTDAVNASNNNTTYVSALKNALTTLGVGYFPTTTTTHVVLNPPGQIVFYPANSILGSTSSNSNNQQQYNNTLLMNTLQGELSANTQNNPNGCANQIQCLEQFIQNLAPLAATPTSNNQANQQVQAIAQKLQSVAINTLDNNAINNTTYNLNNLHNALNFQAYESTIEQYNNALKQISWISFTEPKNLLKNTSNNYQIGTVTNAQGQNISAYDCASATGSLSSNASSGISCSATSSTSSTSSTNGSTNSFDNSLVATSKVQTIGGKEQIGVNSFNLVSQVWSVYNSLKTSEANLQNNAKILCANGSPSGTSSCGNSGGLSISGNSQLQNILSSTSGTTTTAQAKSNAPKLKAMVVVNNEEEAKTTNLAQNSGPTTQSPNSTVMGALNTVLQNVSNFQQSIQSAFQNQESNIQAWANAIYNTNGSQSQEITPNNNQNLRIQLRANFYQLINTINQQVPTDMNALINQSQQTQQTSGATSNNNACGNGTTSWCYQQWSDSKAYYSGLQSALGYQTQATTQNGSSGGNTITYNVQQITLTSGGLLNQIITNLKGVNGGSSGNGTSQINTAYQMLTDASDGKLGTYSSSSSSGSNNGYTPCNSGSNGTSGSNCYEPNKQQNATTATTANTATTTDSNLQKVYNDAQKIADIIASSGNNKGVENGLKQFFEVLKSNSSSLSNLCGNSSGSSSTCSGGLINLLGAIPTNGVSDTNNLINLLTEFIKTAGFIQNNDNNASNESLKSAFQAITSAISQGFQALQNDISPNAILTLLQEITSNTTTIQSFSQTLRQLLGDKTFFMVQQKLIDAMINARNQVQNAQNQANNYGSQPILSQYAAAKSTQHGMSNGLGVGLGYKYFFGKARKLGLRHYFFFDYGFSEIGLANQSVKANIFAYGVGTDFLWNLFRRTYNTKALNFGLFAGVQLGGATWLSSLRQQIIDNWGNANDIHSTNFQVALNFGVRTNFAEFKRFAKKFHNQGVISQKSVEFGIKVPLINQAYLRSAGADVSYRRLYTFYINYIMGF